The following coding sequences lie in one Arachis ipaensis cultivar K30076 chromosome B03, Araip1.1, whole genome shotgun sequence genomic window:
- the LOC107629486 gene encoding NAC domain-containing protein 100: MENICSEVEMDLPPGFRFHPTDEELISHYLYNKVIDTNFSARAIAEVDLNRSEPWDLPWKAKMGEKEWYFFCVRDRKYPTGLRTNRATEAGYWKATGKDKEIYRGKSLVGMKKTLVFYKGRAPKGEKSDWVMHEFRLHGKFNPHNLPKSAKNEWVICRVFQKSSAAKKIHLTGIMRLDSSVFLPPLADSSSSPSNTATTAPYVPCFSNPIIHNQVGIFDPFSNTPFGADSFYTSQGMPMQHAQPPSCYTTQDHSILRTLLQNNSSNLRSGFKPAEREMAHHQTSLVDANNNNNNNGITSVVAPQDLSSLWNYQVQIK, encoded by the exons ATGGAAAACATTTGTTCAGAGGTTGAGATGGATTTGCCACCAGGATTCAGGTTTCACCCAACTGATGAAGAGCTTATAAGTCATTACCTTTACAACAAGGTCATTGACACTAACTTTTCAGCCAGAGCCATTGCTGAGGTGGACTTGAATAGGTCTGAGCCTTGGGATTTGCCAT GGAAGGCGAAAATGGGTGAAAAAGAATGGTACTTTTTCTGTGTAAGGGACAGAAAGTACCCAACAGGATTGAGGACAAACAGAGCAACAGAAGCAGGGTATTGGAAGGCCACTGGAAAAGACAAGGAGATATACAGAGGCAAATCACTTGTTGGCATGAAGAAGACCCTTGTCTTCTACAAAGGTAGGGCTCCCAAAGGTGAGAAATCTGATTGGGTCATGCATGAGTTCAGGCTTCATGGTAAATTCAATCCCCACAACCTCCCCAAATCTGCAAAG AAcgagtgggtgatttgcagggTGTTTCAGAAGTCTTCAGCCGCCAAGAAAATCCATCTTACCGGGATAATGAGGTTGGACTCTTCTGTTTTCTTGCCACCATTGGCAGATTCCTCATCATCACCTTCCAACACTGCTACTACAGCACCTTACGTGCCCTGCTTCTCCAATCCAATCATTCACAACCAAGTTGGGATCTTTGATCCATTTAGCAACACCCCTTTTGGTGCTGATTCATTCTACACTTCTCAAGGGATGCCAATGCAACATGCTCAACCACCAAGTTGCTACACCACTCAGGACCATTCAATTCTCAGAACCTTGCTTCAAAACAATTCTTCAAACCTCAGGAGTGGTTTCAAGCCTGCAGAGAGGGAAATGGCCCATCATCAAACTTCTCTTGTTGatgccaacaacaacaacaacaacaatggaatcACTTCTGTTGTTGCCCCACAGGACCTTTCTAGCCTCTGGAATTACCAGGTTCAGATCAAGTAG